The window GGCCATGGTTCTTTTATAATTAAAAACATTAGGCAGGAACTTAAGATAACAAAATTTTTCATGAAGTTTATAGTCTCAATAGACCTTGCAAAGGGATCTTCAACAGTCCAAAAATTGTGCATCATTATTGTGACAGGGATATAAAAGATCGCTAATAGTAGGATCCCAATTTTAGGATAATAACCAATTAGGATTGGAAGACCGCCTAAAAAAAAGTGGAATACCGGTTATTATTACAGCAAGATGAGGTAGTGGAACATTTTTTGATGCCGTATATGCTGCTAATCCTGATAGATTTGTGAAATGATTAATTCCAGAATAAATGTGGAAGAGTCCAAAAATAATTCTACCTATTAAAAAAGTATGTTCATTTTGTCTTACCTTTGTTTATAAGAAATAAATAAAAATCATTCCAGAATTTCGATTTCAGCTTCATCACCGATAAAACCAGATTCTTTATGGGAGCCGTCACAGAAAGGCTGATTTTTACTACTTCCGCATCTACATAGATAAAGAACATTTGTATCTTTTTCTTCTAAACTTTCTCCCTTTTTAATTTTAATCTTTCTTTGTTTACCAAGGTTAATAACAAGAGGTCCGTTCTTTTTAAAATTTATTCTCATAGCTTAGTTAATTTTAAAATGGGAGTTGAACCCTTTACATTTAAAAAGTTTTATTCAGTGTATTTTTTTAAATCTTCCATAATATAAATTACGACAAGATCAATTTTCCTATCGC is drawn from Candidatus Hydrothermales bacterium and contains these coding sequences:
- a CDS encoding CDGSH iron-sulfur domain-containing protein, with amino-acid sequence MRINFKKNGPLVINLGKQRKIKIKKGESLEEKDTNVLYLCRCGSSKNQPFCDGSHKESGFIGDEAEIEILE